In a genomic window of Methylovirgula sp. 4M-Z18:
- the cobN gene encoding cobaltochelatase subunit CobN: MHLLRTESYSLDDNVEAIDLAQSPADIVFLSFTNSDLSALAAAYNTMQGARPSLRLANLAQLKHPYSIDLYVERTCAGARFVLVRLLGGLEYWRYGAEQLARAAREYGFHLAVIPGDMNFDERLADVSSLDPRALREVWSYFLQGGAQNMAQLLTWIHRNLGADFAALPAIEVPAFGRFEQACHGGDATAAQALLVFYRSVLMASDVAPILALSDALHARGMKVECVFVTSLKDQRVSTELAALIAKIKPDVILNTTAFSARVDDGPSILDGADAPVLQVILAGSNETQWQLSRRGLSASDLAMNVVLPEVDGRLISRAISFKAETQSHPDLQFTDIAHRPIASRITFVADQALRWARLRRTQPCDRAIACVLSDYPAKGGRAGYAVGLDTPASVTAIADLLREADYDIGALPATKDIMPALMGNDAHAGPSFAAYRTWFDALPESFRSSVLTRWGAPEEDPACRDGAFRFPLLRSGKLHIAVQPDRGTQQQRKGEYHDADLPPRHAYIAFYLWLRFDLCIDAMIHCGTHGTLEWLPGKAAALSEDCAPEILLGATPVIYPFIVNNPGEAAQAKRRLSAVIVGHLTPPLTDAESHGAASELESLLDEYANAELLDKRRARHLGEAILIRARETGLAQESGLAEDEDSIDALAKLDAWLCDLKDMRIRDGLHIFGQPPQSRAGEDIIASFGASGTRDKNQLATLLADSARNERHNLLAALNGRFVPPGPGGAPSRGRLDVLPTGRNLYSVDPRNIPTRAAWEIGQRTAAEIMQRYAQDHGDWPQRIVMDLWGSATMRTGGDEIAQVLALLGARPVWDHATARVLGFEILPPAKLERPRVDVTLRISGLFRDVFATQIALLDQAIHAVAGLDEEPSFNPLAAQAKRDGQTQVLRIFGAAPGTYGTDVSRIALGGDWAARDELGRAYLESTSHAFGGAEATAQTAAGAFRSRVGEADAFVHVQDTAEQDLLDSDVFAAHEGGFAAAAQSLGAQPELYHADTSSEGRAKVRLLREEIARVVRARATNPKWIAGQMRHGYRGASEMAEAVDNLFAYAALTDAVQSRHFDLVFDAYCDDDNVRAFLCDANPAAAKAIAQRLDEAQRRGFWLSRRNSVAPRLAEMQGGRA; this comes from the coding sequence ATGCATCTCCTGCGCACAGAATCCTATTCGCTCGACGACAATGTCGAAGCGATCGATCTTGCGCAGAGCCCGGCTGACATCGTCTTTCTGTCCTTCACCAACAGCGACCTCTCGGCGCTCGCGGCCGCTTACAACACGATGCAAGGCGCGCGGCCAAGCCTGCGTCTTGCCAATCTCGCACAACTCAAACACCCTTATTCCATCGATCTTTATGTCGAGAGAACCTGCGCCGGCGCCCGCTTTGTGCTGGTGCGCCTGCTCGGCGGGCTCGAATATTGGCGCTACGGCGCCGAGCAACTCGCTCGGGCAGCGCGCGAGTATGGCTTTCATCTTGCCGTCATTCCAGGCGACATGAATTTTGACGAGCGGCTCGCCGACGTGTCGAGCCTCGACCCCCGCGCGTTGCGCGAGGTCTGGTCCTATTTCCTGCAGGGTGGCGCGCAAAACATGGCGCAGCTCCTCACCTGGATCCACCGGAATTTGGGCGCGGACTTTGCTGCCCTCCCCGCCATCGAAGTTCCTGCCTTCGGCCGCTTCGAGCAGGCTTGTCACGGAGGCGATGCGACTGCGGCGCAGGCACTTCTCGTCTTCTACCGATCCGTCTTGATGGCGAGCGACGTAGCCCCCATTCTGGCCCTCAGCGACGCCCTGCACGCGCGCGGCATGAAGGTCGAATGCGTCTTCGTGACGAGCCTCAAGGATCAGCGGGTGAGTACCGAGCTTGCCGCCTTGATCGCGAAAATTAAGCCCGACGTCATTTTAAACACGACGGCCTTTTCCGCCCGCGTCGATGATGGTCCGAGCATCCTCGACGGCGCGGACGCGCCGGTATTGCAAGTGATTCTGGCCGGCAGCAACGAGACCCAATGGCAGTTGAGCCGTCGTGGCCTGAGCGCGAGCGATCTCGCCATGAATGTCGTGCTGCCGGAAGTTGATGGCCGCCTCATCTCGCGCGCGATTTCGTTCAAGGCGGAGACGCAAAGCCATCCCGACCTGCAGTTCACCGATATCGCACATCGGCCCATTGCGTCGCGCATCACATTCGTCGCCGATCAGGCATTGCGATGGGCGCGGCTGCGCCGCACGCAACCTTGCGATCGTGCCATCGCCTGCGTGCTCTCCGATTATCCGGCAAAGGGCGGCCGCGCGGGTTATGCGGTTGGTCTAGACACGCCTGCAAGCGTCACCGCGATCGCCGACCTGTTGCGCGAGGCTGATTACGACATCGGCGCCCTGCCCGCCACGAAAGACATCATGCCCGCGCTGATGGGTAACGATGCCCACGCCGGGCCTTCTTTCGCAGCCTACAGAACGTGGTTTGACGCCCTGCCAGAGAGCTTCCGATCAAGCGTTCTGACCCGTTGGGGGGCGCCGGAGGAAGATCCGGCCTGCCGCGACGGCGCATTCCGTTTTCCCCTGCTGCGCAGCGGGAAATTGCATATTGCCGTCCAACCCGACCGCGGCACGCAGCAGCAACGCAAGGGCGAGTATCACGACGCCGATCTTCCGCCGCGCCATGCCTATATCGCCTTCTATCTCTGGCTGCGGTTCGACCTTTGCATCGATGCGATGATTCACTGCGGGACCCACGGCACATTGGAATGGCTGCCCGGCAAGGCCGCGGCATTGTCCGAAGATTGCGCGCCGGAAATCCTGCTCGGCGCGACGCCAGTGATCTATCCGTTCATCGTCAACAATCCTGGCGAAGCGGCGCAGGCCAAACGGCGCCTGTCCGCCGTGATTGTCGGGCATCTCACGCCGCCGCTCACCGATGCAGAATCCCATGGCGCGGCGAGCGAACTGGAATCTTTACTCGACGAATATGCCAATGCCGAATTGCTCGACAAACGCCGCGCGCGACACCTTGGCGAAGCCATTCTGATCCGTGCGCGCGAGACCGGGCTTGCGCAGGAAAGCGGCCTTGCGGAAGATGAGGACTCCATCGACGCGCTGGCCAAGCTCGATGCCTGGCTGTGCGATCTCAAGGATATGCGCATCCGCGACGGCCTCCATATTTTCGGCCAGCCGCCGCAAAGCCGCGCGGGCGAGGACATCATCGCATCGTTCGGTGCAAGCGGCACGCGCGACAAGAACCAACTCGCCACGCTGCTCGCTGATTCCGCGCGCAACGAGCGCCACAATCTTCTCGCCGCCTTGAACGGACGCTTCGTACCACCCGGCCCCGGCGGCGCGCCCTCGCGCGGCCGTCTCGATGTGTTGCCCACGGGGCGCAATCTCTACTCGGTCGATCCGCGCAACATCCCGACCCGCGCCGCCTGGGAAATCGGCCAGCGGACCGCCGCCGAAATCATGCAGCGCTACGCGCAGGATCACGGCGATTGGCCGCAACGCATCGTCATGGACCTCTGGGGCAGCGCGACGATGCGCACGGGCGGCGACGAGATCGCTCAGGTGCTTGCCCTGCTCGGCGCCCGCCCCGTGTGGGATCACGCCACCGCGCGCGTGCTTGGTTTTGAAATTCTGCCCCCGGCCAAATTGGAGCGGCCACGCGTCGATGTGACCTTGCGCATCTCCGGCCTGTTTCGCGATGTGTTCGCAACCCAAATCGCCTTACTCGATCAGGCGATCCATGCTGTGGCCGGTCTTGACGAAGAGCCAAGCTTTAACCCGCTCGCAGCTCAAGCGAAACGAGACGGCCAGACGCAAGTGCTGCGCATCTTCGGCGCGGCGCCCGGCACCTATGGCACGGATGTGTCGCGCATCGCCTTGGGCGGCGATTGGGCTGCGCGCGATGAATTGGGACGCGCCTACCTCGAATCGACGTCGCACGCCTTTGGCGGGGCGGAGGCTACAGCGCAGACTGCTGCCGGCGCGTTCCGCTCACGCGTTGGCGAGGCGGACGCCTTCGTGCACGTGCAGGATACGGCCGAGCAAGACCTGCTCGATTCGGATGTCTTTGCCGCGCATGAAGGCGGGTTCGCCGCGGCCGCCCAGAGCCTCGGCGCCCAGCCGGAATTGTACCATGCCGACACGTCGTCCGAAGGCCGCGCAAAAGTCCGCCTGCTCCGTGAGGAAATCGCCCGCGTCGTGCGTGCGCGTGCAACCAATCCGAAATGGATCGCCGGGCAGATGCGGCATGGCTATCGCGGCGCGAGCGAAATGGCCGAGGCCGTCGATAATCTGTTCGCCTATGCCGCCCTCACCGATGCGGTGCAGAGCCGTCATTTCGATCTCGTGTTCGACGCCTATTGCGACGACGACAATGTTAGGGCGTTTTTGTGCGATGCCAATCCGGCCGCGGCCAAGGCCATCGCCCAGCGGCTCGACGAGGCGCAAAGGCGCGGCTTCTGGCTCTCGCGCCGCAACTCGGTCGCGCCGCGACTCGCAGAAATGCAGGGAGGGCGGGCATGA
- the cobW gene encoding cobalamin biosynthesis protein CobW, which produces MLGKVPVTIVTGFLGAGKTTLIRNVLENAGGQRLALIINEFGDVGVDGEILKSCGIESCPEENIVELANGCLCCTVADDFVPAIETLLAREPRPEHIIVETSGLALPKPLVKAFDWPTVRSRLTVDGVIAVVDGAAVAEGRFADDPEKLKQQRAEDASIDHDNPLEEVYEDQLLCADLIVLNKTDLIAPEMLAQVTKDITAVVPRAVKIVPSADGRIAKNVLLGINAAAEDDLAARPSHHDHEEEHDHDDFESFIVPVDAVRDPDHFVKKLSQLAQDHDVLRIKGYVEVLGKPMRLLVQGVGTRFTKQYDRAWADTDNRQSRLVIIGEKGLNEDAIRAQLAA; this is translated from the coding sequence ATGCTCGGCAAAGTCCCCGTCACCATCGTCACCGGCTTTCTCGGCGCCGGTAAAACCACGCTCATCCGCAACGTGCTAGAAAATGCCGGCGGCCAGCGCCTGGCGCTCATCATCAACGAATTCGGCGATGTTGGTGTCGACGGCGAAATCCTGAAATCCTGCGGCATCGAGTCGTGCCCCGAGGAAAATATCGTCGAGCTCGCCAACGGGTGCCTGTGCTGCACGGTTGCCGACGATTTCGTGCCGGCGATCGAAACGCTGCTCGCCCGCGAGCCGCGGCCCGAGCATATCATCGTGGAAACGTCCGGCCTCGCGCTGCCGAAACCCTTGGTGAAAGCCTTCGACTGGCCGACGGTGCGCTCGCGCCTGACCGTCGATGGCGTGATCGCCGTGGTCGACGGCGCCGCCGTCGCGGAGGGCCGTTTCGCCGACGATCCGGAAAAGCTCAAGCAGCAGCGCGCCGAGGATGCCTCGATCGACCACGACAATCCGCTCGAGGAAGTCTATGAAGACCAGCTCCTCTGCGCCGATCTCATCGTTCTCAACAAGACCGATCTCATTGCGCCCGAAATGCTGGCTCAGGTAACGAAGGACATCACCGCCGTGGTGCCGCGCGCGGTCAAGATCGTGCCGTCCGCCGACGGCAGAATCGCCAAAAACGTGCTGCTCGGCATCAATGCGGCAGCGGAAGACGACCTTGCGGCGCGCCCCTCGCACCACGATCACGAGGAAGAGCACGACCACGACGATTTCGAATCCTTCATCGTCCCGGTCGATGCCGTGCGGGACCCCGATCATTTCGTCAAAAAGCTCAGCCAATTGGCGCAAGACCACGACGTCCTGCGGATCAAGGGCTATGTCGAAGTTCTCGGCAAGCCGATGCGCCTGCTCGTGCAGGGAGTCGGCACGCGCTTCACCAAGCAATATGACCGCGCCTGGGCGGACACCGACAATCGGCAGAGCCGGCTGGTAATTATCGGCGAAAAGGGCCTCAATGAAGATGCCATTCGCGCGCAATTGGCGGCATAG
- a CDS encoding DUF1636 family protein, producing the protein MSLTAEISPSVATIAPTSGATLYFCVTCKGTFNADERPGAALYEAVLAKWPEQARDAVEIKTVECLSVCKRPATLALAAPGKWTYVIGDLDPAVHADDIVDGALKFAASPDGVIPWRERPQCFRKGVISRVPPLAPV; encoded by the coding sequence ATGTCCCTGACCGCGGAGATCTCCCCATCCGTGGCAACGATCGCGCCGACGTCCGGCGCGACATTGTATTTCTGCGTGACTTGCAAGGGCACCTTCAACGCTGACGAGCGGCCGGGTGCCGCGCTGTACGAAGCCGTCCTGGCCAAATGGCCAGAACAGGCGCGCGATGCGGTCGAGATCAAGACCGTGGAATGCCTCTCGGTCTGCAAACGGCCCGCAACGCTGGCCCTCGCGGCCCCCGGCAAATGGACCTATGTCATTGGCGATCTCGACCCCGCCGTGCACGCCGACGACATTGTCGACGGCGCCCTGAAGTTCGCCGCGAGCCCGGACGGCGTCATCCCCTGGCGGGAGCGGCCGCAATGTTTCCGCAAGGGCGTCATCTCCCGCGTGCCGCCGCTCGCCCCCGTCTAA